Genomic segment of Ailuropoda melanoleuca isolate Jingjing chromosome 1, ASM200744v2, whole genome shotgun sequence:
tttttttaagagagagagtgtgagcagggaggagggagagggagaatcctaagcaggctccacgtgaAGCACGGAGCGAGCGCGACTCGGGGcttggatctcatgaccctgaaatcatgacctgagctgaaatcaagagtcagatgcttaaccaactgcaccacccaggcgccccaggaaaaaaaataatgattttaagcACTATGTGATAGCACTGTGCACAGTCCCTACCTTCAGAACTTCTATTTTAGCTAGgaaaaaacacatgaaacaatTAGTAGGTAGCACAGTAATATATGTGATTAAGTATATATtttgggaggagggcaggaagagatGCTTAACGGAAGAGCACAGTTAGGGTTGGATTTTCAAGACTTCAATAGGTCCAGGAGAAATGATGTTCTGTTGGTTAACTTACACAAGGTGTGGTCATGAATGAGATTTGTGACAGATGATAGTGGTGGTGGGAAAAATAACCTATGGGGaataaagaagggaaggaagattcCGTAAAGCCTTGGGAACCAGGTCGAAGATTAGATTTGATGCTCAAGACAGTAAGGAGCCTTTGAGGTCTGGTGCAAAAGAGTATCTACAACCAAAAAAATCACatgctttcaaattttaaaaacatatacagaCTGAATCACACCATATCTTAGACTAAGAACTGAGCAGGAATTGGGTGAAAAGCAGAGGAGAACATACTATGTACAAATATACTGACGCAGCACTCAGACAGAAGCAGGCCTAAGAACGTTCCTGACTTTCAAAGACTTGAGCAATTTTTGAACCTACCTTCCAACACCTAATGatatcaaataaaaggaaaatatgacccTTACAATGGTATCTGATGGCTCCATAGCTATGGGTTTTCATCTCTTTCCTGAACAATCGACTAGAAAATAGAAGAATTCCCCCAACCTAGACATTCCAACATAAGTCATTTAACAAACCAAAGAAGCATTTTAGGTGGCTCCACGGCAGAGGACACGATAATCCTCTATCCCAGGCATAGCAGCAAGTCTGAACAGCAGCAGAATTAAGATTGTGTGCTACAGACCTCCCTGACGTTAAACAGAACAAGTTGATAATATAAACAAACGGTGTTCGCACAGGAGTTTGAAAAGTTTGTGAAAGTACACATCTGCTGACAATTTTCAAGTTGTTTATTGGaaatcacagatttatttttaaaaactcactaatTATTTTGCCATACAAGagcaaaattcaaataatataaatatttaacatactggtataaaattaataatatggaaaaaagatGCAAACCAACCAAGAGGTAAAAAGTTTTTAGCAATAACACTGTGTACAACCATCGTCTACTCAAGTGACCATCCAGGCTGGTAGTTTATCTTCCCTTTGTTGACGATTTTTGAGACAGCCCTGCATTAGAGCACCAaaaagtttttccttcttttttaaaaggctggaatccttttatttacaaatattcttCTCAGTACTTTAAATCTAATGAAGGAAGCATCTAGCAATTTCCTTcttattaaaaaaggaagtgccttcatatttcctttaaatttaaagCTGTTCCATTCTAttctaagcaaaaataaaaagatgagcaCAGTCGAGGAGAgcttttttgcaaataaataattgtttcacAAAATTACTGCTGTAAACAAGATCATTTCAATGGCCAGAGAGACACTTACGTTTTCAACCAATGGAAAATTTAAACAGGTACAAGTATAGATACACAGGGTGTGTATGGCCAAAAGGCAAATGGTTATTAAAGAATcaactaataaaaattaattataaaccAGCTTTGTCAAAATGTGACTTTGTTATCTACATGTTTCAAAATTGGTCAGAAAATTTAAACTGTCATGATCTAAAAACGCTGAACCTACTCTGAAAGTAACTACAAACCCAGAATGGTTGACACTGTAGTTTTGGACATtagttaaaaattctaaattatctGAGCAATCAATGTAAACAAGCCtcaattttcaaaatagaaaaaaaattaacaaaaaatttcTGTAAACATTAAAAAGCTATCTGCAAAAAATTATATCATCCTCCAGTTGTGTTTACCAAGAATTTTTTTCgttctgttttcttctgcatGTTTCAGGCCTCATCTAATGAGATGAGACATCTTGGTTTTCCCTAACAGGCACCTCTGTGGAGAGACAGGTTTCATATAATCAGTTCAGCTGCTGTTGCTGAAGTCACCATTTTGGACGTCATATAATCCTTGGGACAATAGACATCACCTAGTTCTTTTTGTAGTGAGGGGAGGTAGTTGCATCATGACCACATTTCTATCCTGCTCTGTAAGATAAATGCAACTTACACTTTTAGAGCTCAGCCATAGCTCTTTGAATAGGAagcttcacaaatattttaaacctcATTCTGGTGACATTTCTACCACTTCATTCTGCTTTCAAGTGTGAAGTATTTCAAAGTTGATTACATCTCTGATAGTCATTTTGAtgaaagaactgatttttttaaagataggataGCTTTGATTTGGTGTTGAATGCTCTCAGTTTTAAAATCTGATAAAGTACTGTGGTTTACGAGACCTTGTTGGGGAGGGGTAGGCTAATTTTAGTCATTGTTACAATAATTTACAcaccaagaattttattttataaattacagaaaaggagaaaagaagcttttaatgttctttcttttcgAAGTCCTCTCCATTATTATATTCCTCTGTGCAAACTACATTCAAATAACTACCTTAAAAACAGACCGATATTGAATGTTTAAAAACCAGctgaaaaattcattaaaattggCTGATTTGAATTAACAATGATTTCTCCCTAGAGAAAGACCCTGTGAGTAACAAACGGCCCATGTTTTGCTtcatttctaataattaaaaaatttacatgaGTACCAGTTAGGGCAGAGTGAATGACAGCTCAAATTTCATATTACACtttgaaaaaaagacataaatatattttaaatgactctAATACTATCTAGGTAAATTAGCTATGTGGATGTGACAAAAAGTGATTTGGCTGTTTATAAAGAAATCGTGTACATTTTTCTAAGTCTCCTCTGAAGAAGAGGAACCTTCTTCTACCAGGTTCAAGTACTTTCTCCTATGCCAATCCTCCCTGCCCACATCTCCCCCAGTCAAGTGCTCTCTAATAAAAACTAATTTGTAAACCTGGTCCGacaatatattcatttctttgaaatgttgtACTATACATTCACTTGGTATTTTCCAAAAGCAGTTACTCTAACACCAAGGCACCTTAAttaacttctctatgcctcaAATATTCACATGGCATCGAGTGAGAACTTGAATTTCCCTTTAGTTTTGTCTTCATAAGCCTTTTCTAAGTATAAATTCCTTGAAATGAATTTAGGCAATGAAGTAGATAAGTTACACCGAATAGCTTCTAGAATCAAAGAAACATTCTGATAGACtgggttttcaaaatatttctttgttttttcatattcatttcacTTAAGGTATCAACAAACATCTAAAGTTTTTTCATCCAGGTTTGGCTCAGTGACAGTGAAAACATACAACATTCAAGTACTGTTAGACAAAGGCAGCCCTACAAGGATATGTGTCCATATAGGTCAATTTGCAAAGGAGAACTATCTTAATTATCCTGcagtatattttaccaaaaaacccTTTTGAAATCGTTTTGACTTTAGGGTCTGTGGCATCCCTCCAGAGGTCCTGAAGGTCTTGTACATGCCCATGAGATGTCATCATTTTATTGTAGATGCAGGGATGATAAGGAGTTTTACCTTCCCCGGAGAAAAACACATGGTTTTGTGGTACGATCCCCATTTTATTGGCACAGAGGCCCATGAACACATCATCTATGTAAAGACTAGAGTTAAGTGTCTGTGATGCCTCGTGGACTTTGGCGGCTACGTCACTGGAGATCACATAGGCAGCTCCAGCAGTATAGTCAGGGTAAGCCGGCCACTGGTACATTTCATAGGGGACATAGTATTTGCTGCGTTTGTCTCTAACAGGAGGAGCACCACGATGAACCCGACCAATCCAAAAATCCTGAACACCAATTTTTTCTAAACTTTGAAGGTATTCAATAAGATTTGGCATATGAATAAATATGTCATCATCAGCAGTCATAAGGAATTTGGCATGAGGACAAAAGCTGTTTGCCCAACTGAACTGCAGAAGTAATTTAAGAGTAAGGTTATAGAAAGAATCAGCAAAGTCTTGCTGGATTAGATCACTGTACACCTGATCTTCCCAGACCAGTTTTCTTTGCAGTTCTTCTCTTGTCAGTGGGTTAGAAGGTGTTCCTAAAGCAAACAGAGTTTTGATGTTGGCATTAAGTTGAGACTGAACATACTTCTCATTGCCCCACGTTTTTCTAATTGCAGAACGTCGATCATAGTTTTCAGGAGCGGTTTTTACAAACAGTAACAGGAGGATGTCTTGTGCTTGACACTTCTGCTCGTGGTTAATCAAGTACTGATAGTGGGTAGCCCCATCCGCACTATGCTTAAGAGACAGGCTATCATTCACAAAGTCATAGCTATTGATGAGGTATCTGTAAGAGTAGGACTTCATATGGCTCACAATGTGATTATCGATGGGTCCCCAAAAAACCATGAGGCTTAGTATAAAACAAGtggcaaataaatgaacaaactgcCATTTTTTAACTCTCCTGCCACTCACAAACATTCTGACATCCATGCAGCTCTGTTTTTACTTAGGATTGGTTTTAAATGGGCGCTTGCTCCTTCGAGAGCGTAGAACTTGGTATTGTGGAGAACAGATGTCCATCTTAATACATGTTCGTCATTAAAAAAGTAGGAGCTTCTTggttcacaaaatattttcttttcataccaTTTTTTCTGAGATTGCGAAAGAGTGGAATGCCCAGTAGGAGGAGAACATGGGCAGGTCACAGTGTTTCCACACCGGCATCCTTCGTTGAGTTAGGTGACTGGCCTCAGGTAACTAGTCCATACGCTTCTTTCTGTGAGAGTCAAGTGCCACCTGCTAgagtcaggaagagaaaagatgacCAGTGAACGGGGGAGAGtgaccaaaaagaaagaaactatttttcgttccttaaaaatgaaatgtaactTGCCCGATATGGACAGAAGGTGATAAGGCTGCTAGTATTTCGTAGAGACATacaggtatttattttttggtgggtgtgggggaaaggatagggaaagggaaagaaccaCTCACTCTCTACTGTCCTCCCCTTCAGAATACAGAGGCCTTTTCCTTGTctcaaccttaaaaaataaaaagcctcccAAATGGCTATCAGCCTATACACTTAAAGTTCACAATCTCACATGGGTGTGTCCAGCAATATACTGAACTGCAACACAGCCAGGATGAAAGGAGCTGCGGGGACGCCTTGTTTTATGGCACTTTGCaaatactgcctttttttttttttaattttactttttttttttattaaagattttatttattcatttgacagagagagagagacagccagcgagagagggaacacaagcagggggagtgggagagggagaaacaggctcatagcagaggagcctgatgtggggctcgatcccatgacgccgggatcacgccctgagccgaaggcagacgcttaaccgctgtgccacccaggcgccccgcaaataCTGCCTTTTTTACAagttgaaggtttgtggcaaccctgcgtCAAGCAGGGGgttgccatttttccaacaacatCTGCTCTCCTTATGTCTCTGTGTCCCGTTTCGGTAATTCTCATAATATTTCAAAggttgtcattattttatttgtagtgATGATCTGTGATCAGGTGACGGTGACTCGGTAAAAGCCtggatgatggttagcattttttagcaataaagtatttttaatatgtatatttttttagacataatgccaTTGCACTACTTCATAGATTACCATAGAgtgtgaacataatttttatatgcaccGGGAGatcaaaaaattcatttgactcacgtTACCATGATATTTGCCTTATTACGGTTGGTCTAGAACCAAACCTATAGTATCTCCAAGGTTATGCCTGTGTATACTTCAAGGCAAAATAGATGAATGATGAAAAGTTCGTAACAGTTAAAATTCATTAAAGCTTGCCCCAAATAAGACAGGAATAACagtaagattttgttttaaaaaaatcaaggtttGTAAATCAAGTAGTtgaaatacaatttcaaaagCATCGCTCAAAAGCATCTCTAACCAAAATGACGTTGTGAGCCCCACATCTGTATAGTcatctttttcctgttctttttcatttggaaacGCGACAGGTCCCACAAATTTAGCACATGCAAACCAGGAAGCCACAGGGTTATAGCCAAAAAGCACTGTTTTTGTAGCCCGGCAATGTGAACACCAGTGACGGCTCTTCCTCTGCTCAGTAGCATCCATCTAACCCAGAAATCTGAAATTCCAGGATAACCCCAATTAACTCAAAGtgtttatgtaaattaaatgggaatgtacataaatatatagatgGAGGCAGATAATTACCTTGTACAGAGGGACACTCAAATGCCATTTCTAGCCCCTTCTACTGTCTTCTCCCCTAAAACCTGCtgttgccatttctttctttgtgtctgACTGCACTTCATGCATCTGTGCCACAGATCTGGAAgtcctccttttcctccattcCATATCCAGTTACTTAATCCTGTGAATTGCTTCTTCTAAATCTCTCTTCCTGTTATCATCACTTCTCACCCATACCAGTGCAGCAGCCACAATGATCCCTGACCAACACATCCTCTACCCTACAGAGTGATTTTTCTAAAGCTCAGATCTAACCATGAGACTAACTGAGCTCCTTCACCCCCTTTAGATGCTCTCAACTAGTTGTCAGTACCAAAGTGTTGGCTGGAAACTCGGCCCTGTTTGCTATTTCATACAGGGAAGACTTTGTACCAGCAGTCCTGTGGCCTGGTGAGCCCTGCTCCCCTTGCGAATAAGAAGTATTCTAATCTTCAGTAAATTCCACTGGTATCCTTTTCTGGGAAGTCAGAATTGAGGCCACCCTCTAGCACTACCAGCAAAGATTATTCTTATCTGTATTACCACAGCACATTCTTGCACCCATCTTCCTGgacttactttttaatttaactgCCTCCCCCAATTATACTGGGAACTCCGTGATGTCAGGCACGATGTCGTAGACACCCTACCCTCAGCATCTAGGTCAGTGCCTGACACCAGGTAGGCATTCTCTGAATGTTGGTGCAAAGAACCATGGAGGTGTGGAGCCACCTTTCACTCAAACAGCTGCTCACTTGGGAAGAACTAGGGTCGGGAGGTCCAGTCAGTCAcatgtcctctcctttctttcatgaCTAGGAGACAGCACCTCCCGTCCTCAAGGACTCTGTCCCCAGTGCTTATCCAAAGTAAGATACATACTTTTGCCTGGAGTAGTCTCTCCCCTCAGGGTTAACATATCAGTCTCCTGAGCTTTCAACAGATTGACAGGAAAAAGACCATGCAAGCTGCACTCATTCCAGGCTGGCTGGGTAGCTGAGCCCACAT
This window contains:
- the B3GNT5 gene encoding lactosylceramide 1,3-N-acetyl-beta-D-glucosaminyltransferase, translating into MDVRMFVSGRRVKKWQFVHLFATCFILSLMVFWGPIDNHIVSHMKSYSYRYLINSYDFVNDSLSLKHSADGATHYQYLINHEQKCQAQDILLLLFVKTAPENYDRRSAIRKTWGNEKYVQSQLNANIKTLFALGTPSNPLTREELQRKLVWEDQVYSDLIQQDFADSFYNLTLKLLLQFSWANSFCPHAKFLMTADDDIFIHMPNLIEYLQSLEKIGVQDFWIGRVHRGAPPVRDKRSKYYVPYEMYQWPAYPDYTAGAAYVISSDVAAKVHEASQTLNSSLYIDDVFMGLCANKMGIVPQNHVFFSGEGKTPYHPCIYNKMMTSHGHVQDLQDLWRDATDPKVKTISKGFFGKIYCRIIKIVLLCKLTYMDTYPCRAAFV